One window from the genome of Podospora pseudocomata strain CBS 415.72m chromosome 6, whole genome shotgun sequence encodes:
- the ibp1 gene encoding Cdc25 phosphatase Ibp1 (COG:D; EggNog:ENOG503P4E5; antiSMASH:Cluster_4; BUSCO:EOG092658QH) codes for MSSISIASIPRLRPSTLSTLLLDSPSPTSIAIIDVRDDDYIGGHIRGALNFPSQTLDATLPTLIRKLQDKETVIFHCALSQQRGPGAALKYLREKERLAKLEEQQKQKPQEEAEAEGEGENKKPAVEQRVYVLDRGFVGWQEAYGEDERLTEGYRKELWKDGYWM; via the coding sequence atgTCCTCCATATCCatcgcctccatcccccgcctccgcccctcaaccctttccaccctcctcctcgactccccctcccccacctccataGCCATTATCGACGTCCGCGACGACGACTACATAGGAGGCCACATCCGTGGCGCCCTCAACTTTCCCTCCCAGACCCTCGACGCCACCCTCCCGACCCTCATCCGCAAGCTCCAAGACAAAGAAACCGTCATCTTCCACTGCGCGTTATCACAGCAGCGAGGTCCCGGTGCGGCGCTCAAGTAcctgagggagaaggagaggcttgccaagctggaggagcagcaaaAACAGAAGCCACAAGAAGAGGCGGAggctgagggagaaggggaaaacaAGAAGCCGGCTGTGGAGCAGAGAGTATATGTTTTGGacagggggtttgttgggtgGCAGGAGGCctatggggaggatgagaggtTAACAGAGGGCTACAGAAAGGAGCTTTGGAAGGATGGGTATTGGATGTGA
- a CDS encoding hypothetical protein (antiSMASH:Cluster_4; EggNog:ENOG503P5I8) gives MARQRRWPPDMLLGLFVCSIAFLCDGAATRTSSSNDVEQNSNAIHVLPQPRPQTLTPRRQDGHAQVNHMSRTSTAIAPTPTKPSQRIVSTTSTAYYTVTVTASPTPRKRNFVDISELLESIDSLQEALASATASAVSLSREFAGSINQLESSTQYLAASASSALLVAEASASKALAAAEASAAKALSAVEESAASSISEVLAVATSTIPRTSNDTYRTQVDNGDESSVSPAIVGIAVAVSVVGSSLISLLVFFFFTRRRKAKQRAQEEENEMNAALDRAIVSYIVKELPSPQGSTGQQTGQGQFWIEDKEEGDAGNSFAPSPPGPTEPTPTGPSDLHHVEELPPTPPSPQSGMIPIQEMPSPQPSTQPPSSRSSLDRVPRGMPRSRSHRSPRMAKPPPAHMRSHSQTTPSPRVRSGYFGHQPSASDASGGSAWYQPSMTPSSIAISRALSRRTASSHFMDSAEKIYGDILTSPLEKDPLEAPYQPAPEPPVNTLPKSSSKMKREDVGWPLPAKEAWL, from the exons ATGGCACGCCAGAGAAGATGGCCGCCAGAtatgttgttggggttgttcgTCTGCTCAATAGCATTCCTCTGCGATGGCGCCGCCACTCGAACATCATCCTCGAACGACGTCGAACAGAACTCGAACGCAATACATGTCTTGCCACAACCTCGACCACAGACCTTGACCCCTAGACGTCAAGATGGTCACGCTCAGGTCAACCACATGTCGAGGACATCAACAGCAATAGCACCGACACCAACGAAACCATCTCAGCGGATTGTGTCAACCACATCAACAGCCTACTATACAGTCACCGTCACTGCGAGCCCGACTCCCCGAAAGCGCAACTTTGTCGACATcagtgagcttcttgagtCAATAGACTCGCTACAAGAAGCACTCGCTTCGGCAACAGCCAGCGCAGTGTCTCTGTCACGAGAATTTGCGGGTTCCATAAACCAACTGGAATCTTCAACCCAGTATCTTGCCGCATCGGCATCGAGTGCGCTGTTGGTTGCGGAAGCATCAGCCTCGAAAGCGCTGGCGGCAGCTGAGGCTTCTGCTGCCAAGGCGCTCTCTGCCGTGGAAGAATCAGCTGCTAGTAGCATCAGCGAGGTGTTAGCAGTGGCCACCTCGACAAtcccaaggacaagcaatGATACCTATCGG ACACAAGTAGACAATGGAGATGAGTCCAGTGTGTCTCCAGCTATTGTCGGCATTGCTGTCGCGGTCTCGGTGGTTGGTTCGTCACTTATATCTCTGCTCgtgttctttttcttcacgCGACGTCGCAAAGCTAAGCAACGTGcgcaagaggaagaaaatGAAATGAATGCTGCCCTCGACCGAGCCATTGTTTCCTACATTGTCAAGGAGCTACCAAGCCCTCAGGGGTCGACAGGTCAACAAACCGGGCAAGGACAATTTTGGATTGAAGacaaagaggaaggcgatgcAGGAAACTCTTTCGCGCCAAGTCCACCCGGACCTACTGAGCCGACCCCAACAGGTCCCTCAGACTTGCACCATGTGGAAGAGCTCCCACcgacaccaccctcacctcaaTCGGGCATGATACCAATACAAGAAATGCCCTCGCCCCAGCCATCGACACAGCCTCCATCCTCACGGTCATCTTTAGACAGGGTGCCTCGGGGCATGCCACGGTCTAGATCCCACAGGTCGCCAAGGATGgcgaaaccaccaccagctcacATGCGGTCTCATTCTCAAACGACCCCTTCTCCGAGGGTGAGGTCGGGTTACTTTGGTCATCAACCATCCGCCTCCGACGCATCTGGTGGGTCAGCCTGGTATCAGCCCAGCATGACGCCCTCGTCGATTGCTATCAGCAGGGCGCTCAGCCGGCGGACGGCGTCTTCTCACTTTATGGATAGCGCCGAGAAGATATACGGTGATATTCTCACAAGTCCGTTGGAGAAGGATCCGCTGGAAGCGCCATATCAGCCGGCCCCTGAGCCGCCGGTAAATACACTTCCCAAATCCTCGTCAAAGATGAAACGGGAAGATGTAGGGTGGCCTTTGCCGGCGAAGGAGGCATGGTTATGA
- the POM33 gene encoding Transmembrane nucleoporin (COG:U; EggNog:ENOG503P07M; antiSMASH:Cluster_4): protein MAPPPPADMPLPQRLQKLASTLQFAWFAGHAVLILCITRYAFSWIRFNYYGGMASFCYRSAFVAAASTYGIVVYKTWRARQKTGAKQPGGALGYLSDENVQYLLMALVWLFMPQYPLALLPYGIYSIFHVATYTRANVIPTIAPPQKLVPGAAASPNGKPQYAPHPMADAIGSFVKKYYDSSMSVVASLEIALWARILLSALFFQRRSWILIAVYTAFLRARYAQSSHVKNSFAQLEARVDNLIGAQGTPPVARQAWDTVKGVARQFHGATDVNKYVNGAAAPKKSS from the exons ATGgctcccccgccgccggccGACATGCCTCTTCCCCAGAGGCTGCAAAAACTGGCCTCGACCTTGCAGT TTGCTTGGTTCGCTGG TCACGCCGTTCTTATCCTCTGCATCACCAGATATGCCTTCTCATGGATACGATTTAACTACTACGGTGGTATGGCCTCGTTCTGCTATCGGTCTGCCTTCGTTGCCGCGGCTAGCACATACGGCATCGTGGTGTACAAGACATGGCGGGCTCGCCAAAAGACGGGCGCCAAGCAGCCCGGCGGTGCCTTGGGCTATCTCTCGGATGAGAACGTGCAATACCTCT TGATGGCCCTCGTCTGGCTCTTTATGCCCCAGTACCCTCTTGCGCTCCTCCCGTACGGCATCTACTCGATCTTCCACGTCGCCACATACACCCGTGCCAACGTTATCCCAACCATTGCTCCTCCCCAGAAGCTGGTTCCAGGTGCTGCCGCTTCCCCCAACGGCAAGCCCCAGTATGCGCCCCACCCCATGGCTGATGCCATCGGCAGCTTCGTCAAGAAGTACTACGATTCCTCTATGTCGGTTGTTGCCAGCCTCGAGATTGCTCTTTGGGCTCGTATCCTCCTGTCTGCCCTCTTTTTCCAGCGCCGTTCGTGGATCCTGATCGCTGTCTACACCGCTTTCCTTCGCGCGCGCTACGCTCAGAGCAGCCATGTCAAGAACTCGTTTGCCCAGCTTGAGGCGCGCGTTGACAACCTGATTGGTGCTCAGGGTACTCCCCCTGTGGCTCGCCAGGCTTGGGATACTGTCAAGGGTGTTGCGAGGCAGTTTCACGGCGCGACTGACGTCAACAAGTATGTCAAcggcgctgctgctcctaaGAAGTCATCTTGA
- the TEP1 gene encoding Telomerase protein component 1 (BUSCO:EOG09262341; EggNog:ENOG503NYC6; COG:T; antiSMASH:Cluster_4), which translates to MTSLLRQLVAGPRVKHQDTGLDLCYVTKKIIATSGPSQTYPQLAYRNPLDRLVSFLDARHGKEWMIWEFRAEGTGYPDEAVYGRVKHYPWPDHHPPPFCVVPVVIGGMRIWLNPATEGEDLEEVIKKRVVVVHCKAGKGRSGTMACSYLIAEEGWTVEDALRRFTDRRMRVGFGEGVSIPSQLRWVGYVDRWANRGGKVYKDGPVEILEVHVWGLRNGVKVEVEGYVEEGKKIRCFHTFTKEERVVVEGGAPGGGGLKDFMWDMYGGVKQEEGAEEGVKMGVVGDGDGRSLSRSSSKKLKEGLKKKLSVRKKDTSAASSTTSLDKLATGASQKQKSKTIALQPEGAAAKADGDQTSLPAKTESRSQSTTSLQNAGTFSFADPSEPGGQAVIFKPAKPIRIPNSDVNISVERRNKAPGSIGLTMVTAVAHVWFNTFFEGNGPEQGGKPDDSGVFTIDWDKMDGIKGSSQRGTRACDKISVVWRTAAVSDIGEGGEAPGVVIHEPGEGSPVPEMKAADWKGDGTENPTAQKTLGLRVEDPESASVSKASSVKSQEYAIAPSNDSSEMAKVEEEDEDLKGVKVSGPAGEEVLDGVAGGDGEPPKKEKADETAKRGFIIE; encoded by the exons AtgacctccctcctccggcagcTCGTCGCCGGGCCCCGCGTCAAACACCAAGACACGGGGCTGGACCTGTGCTATGTGACCAAGAAGATAATCGCGAC ATCAGGACCGAGTCAGACGTACCCCCAGCTAGCCTACCGCAACCCCCTCGACCGATTAGTTTCCTTTCTTGACGCCCGCCACGGGAAGGAGTGGATGATTTGGGAGTTTCGGGCCGAGGGGACTGGGTACCCAGACGAGGCGGTCTACGGACGGGTGAAGCATTACCCTTGGCCGGATCATCACCCGCCGCCGTTTTGTGTGGTGCCTGTGGTGAtaggggggatgaggatttgGTTGAATCCTGCTACggaaggggaggatttggaggaaGTTATaaagaagagggtggtggttgtgcaCTGCAAGGCTGGCAAGGGGAGGTCAGGGACGATGGCGTGTAGTTATCTTattgcggaggagggttggacggtggaggatgcgCTGAGACGGTTTACGGAccggaggatgagggttgggtttggggagggggtgagtaTTCCTAGCCAGTTGAGGTGGGTTGGGTATGTGGATCGGTGGGCGAAtagaggggggaaggtgtATAAGGATGGGCCGGTGGAGATACTGGAGGTGCAtgtttgggggttgaggaacGGGGTCaaggtcgaggtggaggggtatgtggaggaggggaagaagattCGGTGTTTTCATACTTTTacgaaggaggagagggtggtggttgaggggggtgcgccggggggtggggggttgaaggattTTATGTGGGATATGTATGGCGGGgtgaagcaggaggagggggcggaggagggagtcaagatgggggtggtgggggatggtgatgggaggagtTTGTCGAGGAGTTCGTCCAAGAAATTGAAGGaggggctgaagaagaagttaTCTGTCAGGAAAAAGGACACATCAGCGGCATCTTCGACGACCAGTCTTGACAAGTTGGCGACGGGCGCGTcgcagaagcagaagagcaAGACGATTGCTCTCCAGCCTGAGGGGGCTGCTGCAAAGGCGGATGGTGACCAGACCTCACTTCCGGCCAAGACAGAGTCACGGTCACAGTCGACAACCAGTCTACAGAATGCAGGCACCTTCTCGTTTGCTGATCCGTCAGAACCGGGCGGGCAAGCAGTCATCTTTAAGCCTGCAAAACCGATCCGGATACCAAACAGCGACGTCAACATCTCGGTCGAGCGAAGAAACAAGGCACCGGGGAGCATTGGGTTAACCATGGTCACGGCTGTCGCCCATGTCTGGTTCAACACATTCTTCGAGGGCAACGGTCCCGAGCAAGGCGGTAAACCGGACGATAGCGGAGTCTTCACGATTGACTGGGACAAGATGGACGGCATCAAGGGCTCAAGTCAGCGCGGAACAAGAGCTTGCGACAAGATTTCTGTTGTCTGGAGGACTGCGGCCGTCAGCGATattggagagggtggtgaagcgCCAGGAGTAGTTATTCATGAGCCTGGAGAGGGCAGCCCTGTGCCGGAAATGAAGGCAGCGGACTGGAAGGGTGACGGAACGGAGAACCCGACTGCTCAAAAGACACTTGGGTTGCGGGTGGAGGATCCCGAGAGTGCGAGTGTTAGTAAGGCTAGCAGTGTCAAGAGCCAGGAGTATGCGATTGCACCTTCCAATGACAGTAGTGAGATGGCTAaagtggaagaggaggatgaagactTGAAGGGGGTCAAGGTTAGCGGTCCcgccggggaggaggtgctggatggggttgcgggtggagatggtgagccaccgaagaaggagaaggctgatGAGACGGCCAAGAGGGGGTTCATTATTGAGTGA
- the PRS4 gene encoding ribose phosphate diphosphokinase subunit prs4 (EggNog:ENOG503NU9Y; antiSMASH:Cluster_4; COG:E; COG:F), with amino-acid sequence MSAEMANEIKLISGRSHPELSDKIAKRLGIEVARTISLNYSNQETSFTVGESVRDEDVFIVQSTATGDVNEGLMELLIMISACRTASARRITAVIPNFPYARQDKKDKSRAPISARLVANMLQTAGANHIVTVDLHASQIQGFFSVPVDNLYAEPSFLRYIRENFNPEDCVIVSPDAGGAKRATSIADHLNTAFALIHKERPRPNVVGRMVLVGNVEDKVAILVDDMADTCGTLVKAAAVLKENGAKSVLALVTHGILSGNAIETLNGSVLTALVVTNTVPLGDKVQRCPKLRVIDISPTVAEAIRRTHNGESVSYLFTHAPV; translated from the exons atgtcGGCAGAAATGGCGAACGAGATCAAGCTGATCAGTGGCCGCAGCCACCCCGAGCTGAGCGACAAGATTGCGAAGCG ACTCGGCATTGAGGTGGCGAGgaccatctccctcaactACTCAAACCAGGAAACCTCCTTCACCGTCGGCGAGTCGGTCCGCGACGAGGATGTCTTCATTGTGCAGTCCACCGCTACCGGCGACGTGAACGAGGGCTTGATGGAGCTGTTGATCATGATCTCGGCCTGCAGAACTGCTAG TGCGAGGAGGATAACAGCTGTTAT TCCCAACTTTCCCTATGCTCGtcaggacaagaaggacaagtCCAGAGCCCCCATCAGCGCCAGATTGGTCGCCAACATGCTCCAGACAGCTGGCGCGAACC ACATCGTGACGGTCGACCTCCACGCTTCTCAGATCCAGGGCTTCTTCAGTGTCCCAGTCGACAACCTCTACGCCGAGCCCTCTTTCCTCCGCTACATCAGGGAAAACTTCAACCCAGAAGACTGCGTCATTGTGTCACCCGATGCCGGCGGTGCCAAGCGCGCTACCTCGATTGCCGATCACCTCAACACCGCTTTCGCTCTCATCCACAAGGAGCGCCCCAGGCCAAACGTTGTCGGTCGCATGGTCCTTGTCGGCAACGTTGAGGACAAGGTTGCCATTCTCGTTGACGACATGGCTGATACCTGCGGCACTCTGGTCAAGGCTGCCGCGGTGCTCAAGGAGAATGGCGCCAAGTCGGTGCTGGCCCTTGTTACCCACGGTATTCTGTCTGGCAATGCCATTGAGACCTTGAACGGAAGCGTCCTCACCGCCCTGGTGGTCACCAACACTGTGCCACTCGGCGACAAGGTGCAGAGGTGCCCCAAGCTTCGTGTTATCGACATCAGCCCGACCGTTGCCGAGGCCATCCGTCGTACTCACAATG GCGAATCCGTATCGTATCTTTTCACTCACGCCCCCGTCTAA